A window of Thermoproteus sp. genomic DNA:
TATACTATACTGAAGCCTTTAAGGGCCACGAGGTTGGCGCTGGGCATCCCGAAAATCCGCGGCGCCTCGATTACGCCCTCGCGGGGGTCAGAGATGCCGACGTCGTGGCGATCGAGCCGCGACTTAGAGACGACGTGCGGGAGCGCGTAGAGACGGCGCATAGACGCGACTACGTAAATTATATCGAAGATTTATGTAATACGGGCTCCCTCATGGAGCTGGACGGAGACACGTGGATATCGCCAGGGACCTGTAGGGCAGCCTATATGGCCGTGTCGGCGGTACTTGACGCCTTGGACTCTACAGAGCATGTATACATATTGGCCAGACCTCCCGGCCATCACGCAGGGACTTCGGGGAGGGCCTTAACGGCGCCGACGCAGGGGTTCTGTATATTTAATACGGCCGCCATAGGCGCTCTATACCTAGAGGGGGTCGCCGTGGTCGATATAGATGTACATCACGGCAACGGGACGCAAGAGATTCTATACGACAAAGACGTGCTCTACATATCAACACACCAAGACCCTCTGACCATATATCCCGGCACCGGCTTCCCCGACGAGGTGGGGAGAGGCAGAGGCGAGGGGTATAACGTAAACGTGCCCATGCCTCCGGGGCTGGGCGACGACGGGTTCAAGAAGGCTGTCGACGAGATAATAATGCCCATATTGAGGCAGTACGGCCCCAGGAGGATAATAGTGTCTCTGGGTTGGGATGCGCACAAAGAGGACCCGCTAGCCGATATGGGCCTCAGCCTCAACGGCTATCGCCACGCCATAAGGTCTCTGCTGTCTTTGGGAGTCCCTGTCGTCTTTTTGCTCGAGGGTGGATACAACTACGACGTATTGCGGGAGGGGTCTAAGGTGTTGGTGAGGGAGGTGGCGGGGCTGGGCTATGCGCCTCCTGAAGAACAGACCGCCAGCGACCACCGCGTCTGGAATAAATTCTCCGCGACGTTAAAAGAGGTGAAGGCGATACATTCTAAGTACTGGCGGCTAGATTAGCGCCGACAGCGTTTTGGCTAGATGTTCCGAGACGTCTATACTGGCGTACTCGCAGGGTATGGTGTTGCTACAATACAACGCGTTCAAACAACCTCTAATTTTCTCTCTGGCGTTGCCCAGTAGCTGGCAGTGAGACACCACGGCG
This region includes:
- a CDS encoding histone deacetylase family protein, with translation MKVYYTEAFKGHEVGAGHPENPRRLDYALAGVRDADVVAIEPRLRDDVRERVETAHRRDYVNYIEDLCNTGSLMELDGDTWISPGTCRAAYMAVSAVLDALDSTEHVYILARPPGHHAGTSGRALTAPTQGFCIFNTAAIGALYLEGVAVVDIDVHHGNGTQEILYDKDVLYISTHQDPLTIYPGTGFPDEVGRGRGEGYNVNVPMPPGLGDDGFKKAVDEIIMPILRQYGPRRIIVSLGWDAHKEDPLADMGLSLNGYRHAIRSLLSLGVPVVFLLEGGYNYDVLREGSKVLVREVAGLGYAPPEEQTASDHRVWNKFSATLKEVKAIHSKYWRLD